The region CAGCGAACGCAGCCACACCTGATACCGTGACCACTTCTCTTCTCGATCAAAGGCTTCGATGGCCGGTGAAAGTACCTCGATGATGACGGTCGGATTCAGAAGTACATCCTAATGCTCGTCATGGAACTGCATGTCGCCACATACCACGAGCACGTCGGGATACGAATACAACCCCTTCGATGATTCGAGCGGTTTGGATGTCGGCCCACTACGCACTTTCGTGTCTTTTGAAAAAACGCGACAGGGCTTGTCACGCAACTGAGCGTAGAGCTCGCCGGTAATGTTCGTGCAAATCGTGCCATGGTCAGGATGCTCGCCCGCCATGGCATAGACCTCTCTATCCAGGCATTCGTGGCGTTCTTCTGACTGCCGCTCCATAGCGAGGTATTCATCCACGGTGAAGCGAAGTCGGTTTTGTGGAAAACGCATAAACCTAACCCCCGCCCTGATTGTATCTCGCCGGAAGACGACCGAGAAGACTCATCAGGGGAATCGCCCATGTGTCATCACACGCCACGAACACTGAAAATGGAGCACAGGCCGAATGCCTGTGCCACATTCTCAAAGGAGCACGGTTGCAGTTCGTTTGAAAGCCATGAGGTTTGAAGGAGCTCATTGTTGAAGGATGAACATGAGCACGGAGCCATCGAAAGAAAATCGCCTCTGCCGCCGGAGGCACTTCCCGTCCTTGGCGTTCACTGTGCTTCTGTGGCCGGCTTTGAAACGGACTTGCACAAACAGTTTCAGCCGAGCCATCTTGTCGGTTCGTGCGGGAACTCACCGGCGGCAGAGTTGCTAGGAGAGGGCTACTGAGATGACGAGTTTACCGCCCACACAATCGGCTTGAACGTCCAGAATTGCAGCTTGGTCAGCTCGTCAGCCTGGCGATTTTGGATGACGCTCGTCGGCAGCACGCTCACGGCACGTAGACTCACCGGGGTTGGCGCCCCTTGCGCCAGGGCGGTCTGTTCCGGACGATTGACCAATCCCATGAACCAGCCGTCGTTGCGATTGGCGCCGGTGTTTTCCTGTAAACCTACGCCCATGCGCGCGCCCATTTCCTTGGAGACCGCGAGAATCGGTCCTTTTTGATAGCGTCCCGTCGAAAACGGCGTGCGGCCAAACACGGACCGCCAACCCGCGATGCCGCCGACATGCTCGCCCGTTCGGGGATTGCGACCATCCCGCTCAAACGTGCCACGAGCGCGCGATTCTGGATGTATAAATTCCTATTGGCCAGGTAATCGGGCCGTGTCCGAATCGGTTCTTCATCGTGCGTGATGATCGTGACATAGAGCGGCGGCAAGGCGCTGGCACTATCGGGTCTTTCTTGCGCCAGTGGCCGTAAAGCCAATCCTACATGGACCAGGTCCAGCATTAACAGAGCGCAAAGTGTAAGCTTCAACATAACAGAAGAAGTTCGGTTTGATTTTTTTCATTTTTGTGACTCCTGTGAAAACTCCCTGGGAGCGCACGCTCCAGCATGCCGGAGCCTGCTCACAAGCGGGTGCTGCGCTGGAGGCGCAAACACAGGGTAGCCAGACGCGCAACGTCTAGGCAGTCGTCATCCCAAAATCGTTCGCGCCCTGAAGGGGCGCCACCCGTTCCCCATCGCTTCGTTCATGCTGTCCAAATCGCTGCTACGAACGCGCACCACGAGGCACTGCTTCTTCACTTGGCAGTGATCGTCGCCACACCATTGGTCCGTGACTCCACGCTGCCGGAAACAAGCCAGACTTTGGCCGGCTCGTAGTCGGAGAGGTAGGCGTCCAAGAACGCAACGCCGGCCATCGCAATCTCATCGTGGAAGCGACGGCCCGGTCCCGAATCACTCAAATTGAACGTGCTGTGAACGGCATCCGGACTTTCGATCCACAGCTCGTACTTATCGCCCGGCGGCATGCGCTTGAACGGCTCACGACGATCAATCGCGATCTCTCCCAGTACATTGTCACCGGCTCCGCTGGCCGTCATCACAGGCCGGTCCACCTCGCGCCACGAGTCATCAAAAAATCCAAACCGGCCCGGCCCCTGTGGCGAGAGCGCCAAGAACGCACGCGGCAGCGGGTGTCGCCAGCTTATGTCGTTGTATCCTTCGACGTAGTTCACGCGTGCGCCAGCTATTGTCATCGTGGTAAACGCGCCGAACGAATGCCCGGCATAAGCCACACGTGTCAGATCAACTCGTCCTTGTAGTTGAGGAAACGCAGCAACAATCTGAGGCAGCGCGTCCAGAACGGCGCGCGCATCGGTTGGACGATACCAGGTCATCGCGATGAGCTGCAAGCAGGTTTGCAGATCGCTGATGCCCAGCTTCCGACACAAAGCCAACCGGTCTGGCTCGACGTGCGCCGGATGAACCACGATGTAACCGGCGCGCGCGAGCACTTCGCTCCATTCACGGTTCATGTCGAGGCTGACGGTGTTTCGCGGCCCGCCGCCGTGCGACCAAACAATCACAGGGCGCGGTTGCATCACTGCGCGCGAAAACCGCACCAGAATCGGCAGTCGGCGATTCTCGGCCACATTGTGCACAGTGTATCCTTGAAGCACTTCAATTGTGGAGAGGTCATACCAGATCGGCGGCTGATAGGCCGACGCGAGCTGCGCTGGGTTACTCGGCCTCACTGGGCGTGTTGCCGCGCCAGACCTCCCTTGGGCGGCGTTGAACGGCGAAAGCCAACATGTGAGCATCAACAAGCAAAATCCTAGGATCGAGGTTGAGAGCCTCATTGTTTGGTCCTCCGAAAGCGTTTCGAGGTGGCGAGCTGGGAAAAAGTCTGACTTTTTTTGAGTGGGCGTCGTGCACAATCCATCACAGCACTCTCCGTAGTCTTATTCGGCACACTAGGGAAAATAACCGGCGATTGTACGTAGGAATGCTGATTCCAGCAACGCGCGCCTTTTGAGATAATGATGGCGACGATGTTTGAAGGAGGTAAAGAGCCAAGATCGTGGTCGCAGAGATGGGCTGACCGTCTGACATCGTCCGGTCGGCCCTGGAGTTGATTTCGACAACAGTCCTCCTGGTAACCGCCAGGATGCCGCTACAACATCCTCGTTCCTCCCAATGGCTGACGGGCATCCTGGCGGTTTTTTTCTTTCAGCACATCCCTGTGGGCAGATGCCATCGGGTGGCTGAAGCTGGAGAGAGCAGACTGACGACGGTTGCCCGTTGTCAATGGCCAATTGGTTACAGTGGGCTTTGGTTGCGTGTTCATCCCTGACGGTATTTTGCTCACTACCGACAGGCCTTTGACCTGAACCTCCTCTGAAAACTGGTGTAATTACCGTGGCGCGGCCTGCTCCTGGTCCATACGCGCTGTCACTTGGCGTTTGGGCGTTGGCTGATTATGCTTTAACGCGATATGAAGCAGTCAGGGCGGCGGTCAATAGCAATAGCATCGTGGAGCGTGGCGCTCCTGTTGTTGATCGCAACGCTGGTGAGTTGGACGCCAGCTCAACAAAGCCCTCGCCTCACCCGACCACGCTGGGTTACTAAGCCGGCTCCCAACGATCAACCCTCGTCGGCAGCCGGACGCTCAACCGAGACTGCTTCCTCGCCGGGCTCGGCTCTGGACCGCGACCTGGAGATTGCCGCCCATTTTGCGCCGATCATCCATCAAGGATTGAATGGCCAGCCACGCTTCGACTTCATCACTAACTTTGACTTCGACGGCGATTGGCGCGGCGACAACAATTGGCAGAATGCCGATGATCGAACCTATCCGCTACGCGCTTACGTCTATTACGCTGTGATCGAAACAGAGACGCATTACTACGTCCATTACGCGCTGTTCCATCCGCGCGACTACAAGGGTGGCTTGTTTCAATCATGGTTGCTGGCCGAAGCATTGCGTCAAGCGCAGGATCGTATTAAAAACGGTCTGCCGCCTGAAGCCGAAGACCTATCACTGTCTCATGAAAACGATCTGGAAGGGTGCTTGGTAGTGGCCGAAAAGCGCCAGCAGAAGTTGGACGAAGCGATTGTCGTCTACGTGGTGACGATGGCTCATCACACTTTTCATCTGTATCGCGCGCCGAACGAGCTGAACTCAATTGGCTATGTGATCCAAGTGGAAGGGTCGCATCCGGTGTTGTTCTGCGAGCCGAAAGGCCATGGCGTCTTCGCCTACACGGGCAAGCCACATCAACTGAAAGACGCCACGCGAGGCACGCTGATCTACTCATACACCGGCCAGCCGGACGACCCGGAACAGATCGGGGATCGAAAAGTCGGGTATCGTTTGATTCCGATCTACGGAACGCTCTGGCAACGGGCGCGCGCCAACGCCGAAGAGACCTACGGACTGATGACTGATTATGGTTCGATCACCTTGAACGTCATCGAGAACAATCAATCGGTTCAAAAGCAAATCCCTATCGGTCGGCTCGGCGCTGCATTCCTTGGCGTGGTCGGCGCAGCGAATAAAGCTCGCCCGCCGTGGGCATGGTACGACTATCGTGAGCGCCAATCGGTGCGTGGCGAGTTCTTCTTTGATCCCGCCGGGTTTGTCAAGCGCTCCTTTTACCTCTACAACACCTGGTCAACGACCTACGTTCACCATCCGTTTTTGGAGGTGTGGCGAGACCCGTCAACGCCCGGACGAGCGGCTGAGCGTTAACGCAAGCGCCGGGCCTGGCATTGATCTGCTTTGCTCGGCTCTGCCTTGCATGCGCGGCTGAATTGCATTGATGATTATTCGCCAACCGTCGCTTGCTTATGCGCAAGAGCGAAAACGCCAGCGAGGTTGGGCTCAATTGCATTGACTATTCGCCAAGTGCGGCTAGCGCCTTCTGCACATTGGCGACTGCTAGAATCACAGTGGCTCGAGGCGTGCCGCTATTGGTCGTTGCATAGGCATACTTGATGTTGATCCGAGCCTTGGCTAGTTTTTGTGCGACCTCGGCCAACGCGCCGGGGCGGTTCTCCAAACTCACTGCTAGCACGTCTTCTTCTGTGACGCGAAACTTCGCCAGCTTTAACAATTCCTTGACACGAGCCGGATGATCCACCACCAACCGAAGCTTCGCTTTGCCTTTTTGCTCCGGCGCTAACATGGCAAAGATGTTCACGCCGGCCTGCCCCAGCGTTGAGCATAGGTGAGCCAGCGCTCCCGGTTTGTTTTCCATCGCAATGACCAGTTGAGTGATTTTGGGCATAGGTCCTCCTTATACCAATTGCGAATCGTGGATTGCCGATTGATAAAGCTCAGTCAAATTGACGAGTGACCACAGGCAACTGAGCATGGAGTTTTCAAACGCAACTGGCATTATAGTTGAATTATGAATGCCCCCGTCTCTCAATCGTGTATGCCAACACGCAGGTTGATGACCTTTCGTGAGCTCGGCAGTTACTTCGCTGAAGATGTTTCAGCATGACTCTGGGATTGTTGTTTGCGAACGTTGGCGCGGTTGGACGCGATGTTGGACGCGAGGACAACCGGCAGAAAACCTTCAGGCAAACGAAATTCCAGAGCCAGATGACGGTTCTCCTTCCATATTCCGAGTGAGGCCGGTTGGAACGCCGTGGCAAACATCGAAAGCATCCCGGCGATGCGGGCATCATCCTTGACCGCCTGCTGACGCAATGTGTCGGTGAAGTGTCTGATCGTGGACGGCGATACATAACCCCAACCCGACACAGACTGCGGCAATCCCTGCATGGCTCGTGTAAATTCGGGCACATCAGCCAGCGTACGACCTGCCCGACGCTGTTCTATAGCACTTTGGATCGAACTCGATTGAGGACTCACGGCAAGAAAATCATCAAGCAGAGCGTAATGCCACTGACCAAACTGGTTGATCCGAATGCCACGGTGAGAGACCGCGCGGCGATTTGAACGGTTAGCAATTTGCATCAGATTGAGCGTCCGCTCCACAAGCGGGCGGTTGCGTAAACTGACAAGAGCAGTGAGATTCAGTGTATCAACCTGGCCGTGCGATTCGTTGAGCCACGATTGAAGCGAATCGGTGCTGACGCTAAGACTGCCGAGCGCGGGGAGCAATTGATAGCGAAGCTGACGATCGAGCACTCTTTCAATCACCGGACGCAGCAACCGACCGCTGCCTCGGCTCGACGACACGGACTGCTGCTGCCCCAACGCATAGGCGTCGTACAGCATCGGCCAGTCGAGAGCTAACGTGATAGAGGCATCGGTTTGAGCAGACTGCCATTGCGCAGGGCGTAATCCGACATCAACGAGTTTGAACAAATCCGAGATGGCCTGCGCTGAACCACTGAAGGAGCGTTCTTCCAGCAAGAGCCCGCTGACGATTGTCTGCGGGCCTTGGCACTGTATGCCGAGGGCGACTTTGGGCAGTTTCTGGATATTGAGCCGTTTCAGCATCTGACCTACAGCGGTAAAGGAATTTGCTTTTTCCTGCGAGGCGGATACTGACACGGGTCGTTGTGCTTCGATCAATTGCTGTGCCAGGGCTGGGTCTACATACACAAAGATCGGCATGCTCGCCCAGCGAGCTCGCCCGGCTTTGAAACCGGGATCATCGGATAAGCTGCGCGGCGACGTCTTTCCCTGAAGCGCGCCCGCCACGACGCTTGGATCGCCTACGACCAGCGTGTCATTGAGCATCGCGAAATCCAGTTTCGGTAAGCCATTGGATGAGCCGCCGAGCGAGAGGTTCTTGGCCAGCGGCGACTTCAAGAGCTGAACCAGTTGGTTGTTGCCAGAAGCGAACTGAATGAACGCGCCGACAAGCAATTTGCGATTGAGTGGTTGCTCGGCAGAGACAGCCTGCGCCGGATCGGGCCACAGCGCCAATGTCAGTTGCGCTCCTTCCAACGAGGGGGCCACCACCGGCCAGAACGCTTCGACAATGGCCCCGCCTTCCGGCGCTTGTTTCAGCTTCGGATAAAGCAACGGCCAAAGGCCTTTCCACAGATCAATCAATCTGAGGGTCTCAACCTGTGCCTTCAGGTCTTTCACCTGGATGAAGGCAACAGCATCTGAGGGAACGAATTGATCAAGCCTCGGACTACTGGTTGAAGCCGGCGACGCAGTGACGCGCGCTGCCGGTTGTTGCGCGGAAGCTGGGGTTGCGATCAGTTGGGTTGGGACATGGATTGCCAGAAGAAAACTGACAACCGCGCTCAATATGATAGTCGCCATGCGCATCGTCATACTCCTGCTACTGTGATATACATCCGCGCCTATAGATGCACATCCGGCTCAAAGTGCTGCAAGCAACATTTTGCAGCAAAAGGTCGGCAGCGATGACTGCCTAGGCGCCAGTACCGTAAACCGGGATCAGCGCGCCGTGAATGTGTTTGGCGGCATCCGAGGCAAGAAACAGAATCACCTGAGCAAGAGCTTCGGGTTGAACCCATGTTGAAAAATCGGCATCAGGCATGGCCTGACGAT is a window of Blastocatellia bacterium DNA encoding:
- a CDS encoding ACT domain-containing protein; this translates as MPKITQLVIAMENKPGALAHLCSTLGQAGVNIFAMLAPEQKGKAKLRLVVDHPARVKELLKLAKFRVTEEDVLAVSLENRPGALAEVAQKLAKARINIKYAYATTNSGTPRATVILAVANVQKALAALGE